A window from Herbaspirillum sp. meg3 encodes these proteins:
- a CDS encoding amidase, translating to MNTSTSAQAHEDYARAWVPHGHFVVAGSPQGSLTGLRFAVKDVFDVAGHPTGAGNPAWLATHPVPHTSSPIVTTLLAAGATLVGKTITDELAYSIHGDNVHYGTPINTRAPDRVPGGSSSGSVAAVAAGLCDFALGTDTGGSTRVPASYCGVWGLRTTHGLLPRTAMVPLQPSFDTATWFAQDADVFERVGKALLPASSHDFKRALLLTDVLAQADDVFHDKIEKVFSAFDGARTRCTLADAGTLENWRQTYVTASAYEGWQVHGKWISENQPSFGSAVASRWQTAAGISADNAALAVQRQQDIARQVSNFLGQDGVAIIPSAASVAPLLTATGAEVDQIRMRTFRITCIAGLAGLPQVSLPFATYAGLPIGVSLLGPAGSDLALIRLATALWKRLQP from the coding sequence ATGAATACATCTACCTCCGCTCAAGCCCACGAAGATTACGCCCGCGCCTGGGTGCCGCATGGTCACTTCGTCGTCGCCGGTTCGCCGCAAGGATCGCTAACCGGCCTGCGCTTTGCCGTCAAGGACGTGTTCGACGTCGCCGGCCATCCCACCGGTGCCGGCAACCCGGCATGGCTGGCAACGCATCCTGTACCGCACACCAGCAGCCCCATCGTCACGACCTTGCTGGCCGCCGGCGCCACGCTGGTCGGCAAGACCATCACCGACGAACTCGCCTACAGCATCCACGGCGACAATGTCCACTACGGCACACCGATCAATACGCGCGCGCCGGATCGCGTACCGGGCGGCTCGTCGAGCGGATCTGTCGCCGCAGTGGCCGCAGGTTTGTGCGACTTCGCGCTCGGCACCGACACCGGCGGTTCAACGCGTGTACCGGCCAGCTACTGCGGCGTGTGGGGCTTGCGCACCACGCATGGACTGCTGCCGCGCACGGCGATGGTGCCGCTGCAACCCTCTTTCGATACCGCCACGTGGTTTGCGCAGGATGCGGACGTCTTTGAACGCGTGGGCAAAGCTTTGCTGCCGGCGTCATCGCATGACTTCAAGCGTGCCCTGCTGCTGACCGACGTACTGGCGCAGGCCGACGACGTGTTCCACGACAAGATAGAAAAAGTATTCAGTGCTTTTGATGGCGCACGCACGCGTTGTACGCTGGCGGACGCCGGGACGCTGGAAAACTGGCGTCAGACTTATGTCACCGCTTCCGCCTATGAAGGCTGGCAAGTGCATGGGAAATGGATCTCGGAGAATCAGCCCAGCTTCGGCTCAGCAGTCGCCTCGCGCTGGCAGACCGCCGCCGGCATCAGCGCCGACAACGCCGCGCTAGCGGTACAACGCCAACAAGACATTGCCAGACAAGTCAGCAACTTCCTCGGCCAGGACGGCGTCGCGATCATTCCGTCGGCGGCCAGCGTGGCCCCGCTGCTAACGGCCACCGGCGCGGAAGTTGATCAGATCCGCATGCGCACCTTCCGCATCACCTGCATCGCAGGACTGGCGGGTCTGCCGCAGGTCAGTCTGCCGTTTGCTACATACGCAGGGCTGCCGATCGGCGTATCATTGTTGGGCCCGGCAGGCAGCGACCTGGCGCTGATACGGCTGGCGACGGCCTTGTGGAAGCGCTTGCAGCCCTAA
- a CDS encoding polysaccharide deacetylase family protein has protein sequence MNKMMHSETANAPSSTSDNHGNGNRFGALPVHGRFGYSAITQRPHYRWPNGAGLAVYLGFNIEHFAFGEGLGARLGPAGSEPDVLNYAWREYGNRVGAWRCLELFDSLGLPAGVLANTALYDHCPELIAAFVARGDELIGHGHTNARQQGVLDEAAELALLQHCRERMQQHSGQTPAGWLSPWISETIATPDLLLESGYRYNLNWCHDDQPTHMQTRSGKTLWSIPYPQEVNDIPMIVARQMDGKDFAQLIIDNFDEMLDQSRKQPLVMGIALHPYLVGQPYRLRHLRRALKHIAQARDKGDVWFTTPGAICEHVDGLEVLKAEPAVSLVQG, from the coding sequence ATGAATAAAATGATGCACAGCGAGACAGCAAACGCACCATCATCGACCAGCGACAATCATGGCAATGGCAATCGATTCGGCGCCCTGCCCGTTCATGGCCGCTTCGGTTACTCCGCCATCACGCAGCGTCCACATTACCGCTGGCCCAACGGCGCCGGCCTGGCGGTCTACCTGGGGTTCAACATCGAGCACTTCGCTTTTGGGGAAGGCCTGGGCGCGCGGCTCGGCCCCGCAGGTTCGGAACCCGATGTACTCAACTACGCATGGCGTGAATACGGCAACCGCGTCGGTGCCTGGCGCTGCCTTGAACTGTTCGACAGTCTCGGCTTGCCGGCCGGCGTGCTGGCCAACACGGCGCTCTACGACCATTGCCCGGAACTGATTGCCGCCTTCGTTGCGCGCGGCGACGAACTGATCGGCCACGGTCACACCAACGCGCGTCAGCAAGGCGTACTTGATGAAGCCGCAGAGCTGGCGCTGCTGCAACATTGCCGCGAGCGCATGCAGCAGCACAGCGGTCAGACACCGGCCGGCTGGCTGTCGCCGTGGATTTCAGAAACCATCGCCACGCCCGACCTGCTGCTGGAGAGCGGCTATCGCTACAACCTCAACTGGTGCCACGACGACCAGCCGACGCACATGCAGACGCGCAGCGGCAAGACACTGTGGTCGATCCCCTATCCGCAGGAGGTCAACGACATTCCGATGATCGTGGCGCGCCAGATGGACGGCAAGGATTTCGCCCAGCTCATCATCGACAACTTCGACGAAATGCTTGATCAATCGCGCAAGCAGCCGCTGGTGATGGGCATCGCCCTGCACCCCTACCTGGTCGGCCAACCTTACCGCCTGCGCCATCTGCGCCGTGCGCTGAAACATATTGCGCAGGCGCGCGACAAGGGTGACGTCTGGTTCACTACGCCGGGGGCGATTTGCGAGCACGTCGACGGACTCGAAGTCCTGAAAGCGGAGCCGGCCGTCTCGCTGGTGCAGGGGTAA
- a CDS encoding ABC transporter substrate-binding protein: MIRFKRRTILASAIATLAAATLSPLAMAADNIKIGLVTALSGQSAQSGEAITRGLTIAIDEINAKGGLLGGRKLELVRRDDEGNPAKGVVAARELIFKEKVAVVFGGLDTPVSMAIVPIINAEKVPFMGPWAAGTGVTKNGANPNYAFRVSAVDELVDKAMLSYAQKTFKTTKAGLILVNNPWGESNEKGIVAALSEKSMKPAGIEKFEASDVDIVPQLTRLKAAGADTLFLVGNVGPSAQVVKSLDRMGWKVPVVSHWGPAGGRFTELAGPNAKNVHFVQTFSFFGKLSPVGEKVVKDLKAKYQNIKGPDDITPAVGVANAYDGMQLAALAIAKAGSTNGDAIREGFYKIDRYEGLIKTYVKPFSPTVHDGLQADDYVWAQFIDNKILPVGMTQ; the protein is encoded by the coding sequence ATGATTCGTTTCAAGCGCCGCACCATCCTCGCCAGCGCCATTGCTACACTGGCAGCCGCCACCCTGTCGCCGCTGGCAATGGCCGCAGACAATATCAAGATCGGCCTGGTCACGGCCTTGTCCGGCCAATCGGCGCAATCCGGCGAAGCGATCACGCGCGGTCTGACAATCGCCATCGACGAAATCAACGCCAAGGGCGGCCTGCTCGGCGGCCGCAAGTTGGAACTGGTGCGCCGCGACGATGAAGGCAATCCGGCCAAGGGCGTGGTGGCAGCGCGCGAACTGATCTTCAAGGAAAAAGTAGCGGTGGTCTTCGGTGGTCTCGATACGCCGGTATCGATGGCGATCGTGCCGATCATCAACGCAGAGAAAGTGCCGTTCATGGGGCCGTGGGCAGCCGGTACCGGCGTCACCAAAAACGGCGCCAATCCGAACTACGCCTTTCGCGTTTCGGCGGTGGATGAGCTGGTCGACAAAGCCATGCTGAGCTACGCACAAAAAACCTTCAAGACCACCAAGGCCGGTCTGATCCTGGTCAACAACCCATGGGGCGAATCGAATGAGAAGGGCATCGTCGCTGCATTGAGCGAGAAGTCGATGAAGCCGGCCGGCATCGAGAAGTTCGAAGCCAGCGACGTCGACATCGTGCCGCAACTGACGCGCCTGAAAGCCGCCGGCGCCGATACCTTGTTCCTGGTCGGTAACGTCGGCCCGTCGGCGCAGGTGGTGAAGTCGCTCGACCGCATGGGCTGGAAAGTGCCGGTGGTATCGCACTGGGGGCCTGCAGGCGGACGCTTTACCGAGTTGGCCGGACCGAATGCCAAGAACGTTCACTTCGTCCAGACCTTCAGCTTCTTCGGCAAGCTGTCGCCGGTCGGCGAAAAAGTGGTCAAGGATCTGAAGGCCAAGTATCAGAACATCAAGGGGCCGGATGACATCACACCGGCAGTCGGCGTCGCCAACGCCTACGACGGCATGCAGCTGGCTGCACTGGCGATTGCCAAGGCAGGTTCCACCAACGGCGATGCAATCCGCGAAGGCTTCTACAAGATCGATCGCTACGAAGGCCTGATCAAGACCTACGTCAAACCGTTCTCGCCAACCGTGCATGACGGACTGCAAGCGGATGACTATGTCTGGGCGCAGTTTATCGATAACAAGATACTTCCCGTTGGCATGACCCAGTAA
- a CDS encoding branched-chain amino acid ABC transporter permease produces the protein MLLLSALISGLGLGSMYGLMALGFYITYAVSGTVNFAQGSSMMLGAVLCFTFSQTLGWPMWSAILLALALCALYGLAVEILAVRPFANRGSNAWLMSTVALGIVLDNVVMHTFGKEPRSLPSPLALSSIEVGGVGLGVYPLQLLIPVVGLLLAAVLHRISRRTRWGIAMLAVVQNRDAARLMGIPIVRAIAVAFALSTLLAGIAGVLIAPLFNVNADMGTLFGLKAFAVAILGGITSAWGVMIAGLLFGIAEAMITSTLGSGYTQIITFALVIVVLAIRPNGLFGRAQVKKV, from the coding sequence ATGTTGCTGTTGTCGGCACTGATCAGCGGTCTGGGACTAGGCAGTATGTATGGCCTGATGGCGCTGGGGTTTTATATTACCTATGCGGTATCGGGCACTGTCAATTTTGCGCAGGGCAGTTCCATGATGCTGGGGGCGGTGTTGTGTTTCACGTTTTCGCAGACGCTGGGCTGGCCGATGTGGTCGGCGATCTTGCTGGCGTTGGCTTTGTGCGCGCTGTACGGTCTGGCGGTGGAGATCCTGGCCGTGCGGCCTTTTGCCAATCGTGGTTCCAATGCCTGGCTGATGTCGACGGTGGCACTCGGCATCGTGCTCGACAACGTCGTCATGCACACCTTCGGCAAGGAGCCGCGCAGTCTGCCGTCGCCGCTGGCGCTGTCGTCGATTGAAGTCGGCGGTGTTGGTCTGGGCGTGTATCCGCTGCAGTTGCTGATCCCGGTCGTCGGTTTGCTGCTGGCTGCCGTGCTGCATCGTATTTCGCGCCGCACGCGCTGGGGCATCGCCATGCTGGCGGTGGTGCAAAACCGCGACGCTGCGCGATTGATGGGCATCCCCATCGTACGCGCCATCGCAGTTGCCTTTGCCTTGTCGACGCTGCTGGCGGGCATCGCCGGTGTGTTGATTGCGCCGCTGTTCAACGTCAATGCTGACATGGGGACTTTGTTCGGGCTGAAGGCATTTGCCGTTGCCATCCTCGGCGGCATTACCAGCGCCTGGGGCGTGATGATCGCCGGTCTGCTGTTCGGTATTGCAGAGGCGATGATCACCTCCACGCTCGGTTCCGGCTATACCCAGATCATCACCTTCGCGCTGGTGATCGTGGTGCTGGCAATTCGTCCCAATGGCCTGTTCGGTCGCGCACAGGTGAAAAAAGTATGA
- a CDS encoding branched-chain amino acid ABC transporter ATP-binding protein/permease, which produces MMTTPPSPVVAVAKKAAAASSAPRRLLGLASPLQLSVGLAAFVAVCCLALTVNSYYVFVLTSIALMAMVGIGLNVLLGLTGQVSFGHIGFYAIGAYTVAILTTKFGVSFWMAWPLAALIAGALGALLALPALRVKGPYLAMITIAFSFIVQHAIIEMRELTGGQNGIMSIAAPGFGGVVQGERGIALLAICSAAVLLAAFCWLARGTWGAAMRAVKDSETASESIGLNPLVIKTVAFAVSAMLAGLAGGLFAPLSTFVTPDTFGFMQSILFVLVVVVGGAGSTMGPLIGAIIVGVLPELLSSLEDYRLLFFGGLLLLVLWIAPDGVIGMLRQLAQKIVRKPAIVNGVMTPSFDDVPQGLHQAVLPQRDRRTLRADGLTMIFGGVRAVGDLSFDVPAAAVTSLIGPNGAGKTTALNMLSGFYKPSLGGFSLQDKPLAGLSAFRIARHGVARTYQTSQLFGTLTVEDNVALAMAKGKLGGLLNAGRFSAVAIRERSRELLAYCGYEGAVDIPSADLAHVDRRLVEIARALATDPDVLLLDEPAAGLSREDKEKLARLLQRIAAAGISVVLVEHDMSLVMDISDRIVVLDAGQRLALGTPQEIQDNPAVRQAYLGEAMQAEARIRGSRCGKELLGVGELVTGYGAEPVLHGINLQVKQGEMVALLGANGAGKSTLMRALSGLHRPVRGGIHVGGVNLMHLRAEEIVKHGVVLVPEGRQVFPELSVLDNIRLGAFLYPKDMDTRVEEMLTRFPRLRERLYHRAGLLSGGEQQMLAVARGLMSRPRILLLDEPSLGLAPKVIAELFAALDALRDEDMTILLVDQMAALALALADRAYVIEGGRVVAEGRAAEIAANDALAKAYLGGH; this is translated from the coding sequence ATGATGACTACTCCTCCTTCTCCGGTCGTGGCGGTGGCGAAGAAAGCCGCCGCTGCATCCTCGGCGCCGCGCCGTTTGCTCGGTCTGGCTTCGCCGTTGCAGTTGTCGGTGGGCCTCGCAGCGTTTGTTGCGGTGTGCTGTCTGGCACTGACCGTCAACAGTTATTACGTGTTCGTGCTGACCAGCATCGCTCTGATGGCGATGGTCGGCATCGGTCTCAATGTTCTGCTTGGTTTGACCGGACAGGTGTCGTTCGGGCATATCGGTTTTTACGCCATCGGTGCTTACACCGTGGCGATTCTCACGACCAAATTCGGCGTCAGCTTCTGGATGGCGTGGCCGCTGGCGGCCTTGATCGCTGGTGCGTTGGGTGCATTGCTGGCCTTGCCTGCGCTGCGCGTAAAGGGACCTTATCTGGCGATGATCACGATTGCGTTCAGCTTCATCGTGCAGCATGCCATCATTGAAATGCGCGAACTCACCGGCGGTCAGAACGGCATCATGAGTATTGCCGCACCGGGGTTTGGTGGCGTCGTGCAGGGCGAACGCGGTATCGCGTTATTGGCGATCTGCAGTGCCGCCGTTTTGCTCGCTGCGTTCTGCTGGCTGGCACGCGGTACCTGGGGCGCTGCAATGCGCGCCGTCAAGGACAGCGAGACCGCATCCGAATCCATCGGTCTCAATCCATTGGTGATCAAGACCGTCGCCTTCGCCGTGTCGGCCATGCTGGCGGGTCTTGCGGGTGGATTGTTTGCGCCATTGTCGACGTTCGTCACGCCGGATACCTTCGGCTTCATGCAGTCGATTCTGTTCGTGCTGGTGGTTGTGGTGGGTGGTGCGGGTTCCACCATGGGTCCGCTGATCGGGGCGATCATCGTTGGCGTCTTGCCGGAATTGCTGTCGAGTCTGGAAGATTATCGTCTGCTGTTTTTCGGTGGCTTGCTGTTGCTGGTGTTGTGGATTGCGCCGGACGGTGTAATCGGCATGCTGCGCCAGCTTGCTCAAAAAATAGTCAGGAAGCCAGCTATCGTGAATGGCGTCATGACACCGTCGTTCGACGATGTGCCGCAAGGACTGCACCAGGCGGTATTGCCGCAACGCGATCGCCGTACTTTGCGCGCAGACGGTCTGACGATGATTTTCGGCGGTGTGCGCGCGGTCGGCGATCTGAGTTTCGATGTTCCGGCTGCGGCTGTCACCAGCCTGATCGGCCCCAATGGTGCGGGCAAAACCACAGCGCTGAACATGCTGAGCGGCTTCTACAAACCGTCGCTGGGCGGCTTCTCGTTGCAGGATAAACCGCTCGCCGGCTTGTCTGCTTTCCGCATTGCACGTCATGGTGTTGCGCGTACCTATCAGACCTCGCAACTGTTCGGCACGCTGACGGTGGAAGACAACGTCGCGCTGGCCATGGCCAAGGGCAAACTCGGCGGTCTGCTCAACGCCGGCCGTTTCAGCGCTGTCGCTATTCGTGAGCGCAGTCGTGAGCTGCTGGCGTATTGCGGCTACGAAGGCGCGGTCGATATTCCCTCTGCCGATCTCGCGCACGTTGACCGTCGTCTGGTGGAAATTGCGCGCGCACTGGCGACCGATCCCGATGTCCTGCTGCTAGACGAACCAGCCGCCGGCCTGTCGCGTGAAGACAAGGAAAAACTGGCGCGCCTGCTGCAACGCATCGCTGCTGCCGGCATCAGCGTGGTACTGGTGGAACACGACATGTCGCTGGTGATGGACATCTCGGATCGCATCGTCGTGCTCGACGCGGGTCAGCGCCTGGCGCTCGGTACGCCGCAAGAGATTCAGGACAATCCAGCCGTACGCCAGGCCTATCTCGGCGAAGCAATGCAGGCCGAAGCACGTATCCGTGGCAGCCGCTGCGGCAAGGAATTGCTCGGCGTCGGCGAGCTGGTCACGGGTTACGGTGCGGAACCTGTCCTGCACGGCATCAACCTGCAAGTGAAGCAGGGCGAGATGGTAGCGCTGCTGGGTGCCAACGGCGCAGGCAAGTCGACGCTGATGCGCGCACTCTCCGGTTTGCATCGCCCGGTGCGCGGCGGCATCCACGTCGGCGGCGTCAACCTGATGCATCTGCGCGCCGAAGAAATCGTCAAGCATGGCGTAGTGCTGGTGCCGGAAGGCCGCCAGGTTTTCCCCGAACTGAGCGTGCTGGACAATATCCGCCTCGGCGCCTTCCTCTATCCCAAAGACATGGACACACGCGTCGAGGAAATGCTTACCCGTTTTCCGCGTTTGCGCGAGCGCCTGTATCATCGTGCAGGCCTGCTATCCGGCGGTGAGCAGCAAATGCTGGCGGTGGCGCGCGGGCTGATGTCGCGGCCGCGCATCCTGTTGCTGGATGAACCATCGCTCGGCCTTGCGCCGAAGGTAATCGCAGAATTATTTGCCGCACTGGATGCTTTGCGCGACGAAGACATGACCATCCTGCTGGTCGATCAGATGGCGGCGCTGGCGCTGGCATTGGCCGACCGCGCCTATGTGATCGAAGGCGGCCGCGTCGTCGCCGAAGGCCGCGCTGCAGAAATCGCCGCCAACGATGCGCTGGCAAAAGCCTATCTGGGCGGACACTGA
- the hpxZ gene encoding oxalurate catabolism protein HpxZ, whose protein sequence is MEHEINRPEVVAEVTAAFERYEYALVNNDLAILDELFWNSPHTLRYGATENLIGYDTIQAFRNSRSPKNLARDLRQTVITTYGRDYATANTEFTKAGEARIGRQSHTWLRLPQGWRIVAAHVSWMDN, encoded by the coding sequence ATGGAACACGAGATCAACCGGCCGGAAGTCGTCGCCGAAGTCACAGCCGCTTTTGAGCGTTACGAATACGCGCTGGTCAACAACGACCTCGCCATCCTGGACGAGCTGTTCTGGAACAGTCCGCACACCTTGCGTTACGGCGCCACCGAAAACCTGATCGGTTACGATACCATTCAGGCTTTCCGCAACAGCCGCTCGCCCAAGAATCTGGCACGCGACTTGCGTCAGACCGTGATCACCACGTATGGCCGTGACTACGCCACCGCCAACACCGAATTCACCAAAGCCGGTGAAGCACGCATCGGTCGCCAGAGCCACACCTGGCTGCGCTTGCCGCAAGGCTGGCGGATCGTGGCGGCGCATGTGTCGTGGATGGATAATTAA